Proteins from one Natrinema salinisoli genomic window:
- a CDS encoding HVO_0649 family zinc finger protein, whose amino-acid sequence MTTVLERIRRRYETTDKKCPDCGYVDEKGNWESRTDGKQLVYRHVCPSCDATREHTFNLK is encoded by the coding sequence ATGACAACAGTGCTCGAGCGCATTCGACGGCGCTACGAAACGACGGACAAGAAGTGTCCAGACTGCGGGTATGTGGACGAGAAGGGCAACTGGGAGAGCCGAACGGACGGCAAGCAGCTCGTGTATCGGCACGTCTGTCCCAGTTGCGATGCGACTCGAGAGCATACGTTCAACCTGAAATGA
- a CDS encoding helix-turn-helix transcriptional regulator, which translates to MAAAQNSKSMDPDDLRPADEAILDELKDGRVTKGALVDWTGYSRNTVYNRLEVLEAASHIECVHEGTRLFELVNDPRKDNR; encoded by the coding sequence ATGGCGGCTGCACAAAACAGCAAATCGATGGATCCTGACGACCTCAGACCAGCTGACGAGGCAATCCTCGACGAATTAAAAGACGGCCGGGTAACAAAGGGTGCGTTAGTCGACTGGACTGGCTACTCAAGAAATACCGTCTACAATCGACTTGAAGTTCTTGAGGCTGCTAGCCATATTGAATGCGTTCATGAGGGAACTCGGTTATTCGAGCTTGTCAATGACCCTCGAAAAGATAATAGATAA
- a CDS encoding VirB4 family type IV secretion system protein — MTAMHMLSIVDQLQSSLPDSGTQAGLAFYIGGTALVTLLVAFAWDYWRSEDPEEVELADLLEETALKNGSKEGEVLDEIAEHHQHVIAPAAIEWDTRTARVGDQWTSTLYIADYPDYPKDGYLTDLFELTDIEFDLTVHVTPKSQQQARDELQRVADDLQADADLERTVRGSYLQERANEALSTYKSVENGSRVFDQGMFITVRADSREVLREDVRVIRSRLREQPAGLSPKTAICKQDLAIQAAAPIGANPFGREATALGGAVGALLASPHNATILEDGGVEFGAHWKNQSPVAIDPFARENGYAMFTIGDPGSGKSFGSKQNFIRSIEQSEDRIGIILEPLNNWAGVAEALGGERVTIGGDMGLNPLEIKSTPERVQQAMGEDASPYREKLDSVMSFLSNYFALRGISLGDRRTTLETAIEKSYARNGITDDIATHHKESPTMRDVLDILEEMVETPTEYVVRTDEEATKIRDDATWLIDQLRPFAEDGRYENLGRETAFDIRDEKVIYLDLAQQEGSLGGSTSLIMQLLISLVYERAKETDKEVVFVIDEARYIMQDAASLEYLEIVFRHHRHHDLSIRLVTQTVDEFFQHPESEAIIDQCAIKQFHHLDGMDREWADEFGLNSAQMRFIQEAVPGNDRTGYSEALVGVDGEWRGIEVRAMEDETAVIDFEPKSQSGSELPGQSEDSGDVSDRTTGGGQRSLGHSD, encoded by the coding sequence ACCCAGGCCGGACTTGCGTTCTATATTGGGGGAACGGCACTGGTCACACTTCTTGTAGCGTTTGCATGGGACTACTGGCGATCCGAGGATCCTGAGGAGGTCGAGCTCGCGGATCTCCTCGAGGAGACGGCCCTAAAGAACGGGAGTAAGGAAGGTGAGGTCCTCGACGAGATCGCGGAGCATCACCAGCACGTTATCGCACCGGCAGCGATCGAGTGGGATACGCGGACCGCTCGTGTTGGCGATCAGTGGACCTCCACACTCTACATCGCCGATTATCCCGACTATCCGAAGGATGGCTATCTAACCGACCTCTTCGAGCTCACGGACATCGAGTTCGATCTGACGGTTCACGTCACACCGAAGAGCCAACAGCAAGCTCGAGACGAACTCCAGCGAGTTGCCGACGATCTTCAGGCCGATGCAGATCTCGAGCGAACTGTTCGTGGGAGCTATCTCCAAGAGCGAGCCAACGAGGCGCTGTCGACGTACAAAAGCGTCGAGAACGGGAGTCGCGTGTTCGATCAGGGGATGTTCATTACGGTGCGCGCGGATTCACGTGAGGTGTTGCGCGAGGACGTTCGCGTCATTCGCAGTCGGCTTCGTGAACAGCCAGCTGGGCTCTCGCCGAAAACGGCGATTTGCAAGCAGGATCTGGCAATTCAGGCTGCAGCCCCGATCGGCGCGAATCCGTTCGGTCGGGAGGCCACTGCGTTGGGTGGGGCAGTTGGTGCACTGCTTGCGTCGCCGCACAACGCGACGATTCTCGAGGACGGTGGCGTCGAATTCGGTGCTCACTGGAAGAATCAGAGCCCGGTCGCGATCGATCCGTTCGCTCGAGAGAACGGCTATGCGATGTTCACGATCGGCGATCCGGGTTCTGGCAAATCGTTCGGCTCGAAACAGAACTTCATCCGGTCGATCGAGCAAAGCGAGGACCGAATCGGGATCATCCTCGAGCCGTTGAACAACTGGGCCGGTGTCGCCGAAGCGCTCGGTGGTGAACGAGTGACGATCGGCGGGGATATGGGACTGAACCCGCTCGAAATCAAATCCACGCCCGAACGCGTCCAGCAGGCGATGGGTGAGGACGCGAGTCCGTATCGGGAAAAGCTCGATAGCGTGATGAGTTTCCTGTCGAACTACTTCGCGCTCCGTGGGATTTCACTCGGGGATCGGCGGACTACGCTGGAGACGGCGATCGAGAAGTCGTATGCGAGGAATGGTATCACCGACGATATCGCGACTCATCACAAGGAGAGTCCGACGATGCGAGACGTCCTCGATATCCTCGAAGAGATGGTCGAGACACCGACCGAATACGTCGTCCGGACGGACGAGGAGGCGACGAAGATTCGAGACGATGCGACGTGGCTTATCGACCAGTTACGGCCGTTCGCAGAAGACGGGCGCTACGAGAACCTGGGCCGTGAGACAGCGTTCGATATTCGCGACGAGAAGGTGATTTATCTCGATCTCGCCCAGCAAGAGGGGAGTCTCGGTGGAAGCACGAGCTTGATTATGCAGTTGCTGATATCGCTGGTCTACGAGCGCGCAAAGGAGACGGACAAAGAGGTCGTCTTCGTCATCGACGAGGCTCGCTATATCATGCAGGACGCAGCGAGTCTCGAGTACCTCGAGATTGTCTTTCGGCACCACCGTCATCACGACCTCTCGATTCGACTTGTGACGCAGACCGTCGACGAGTTCTTCCAGCACCCAGAATCAGAGGCGATTATCGATCAATGTGCGATCAAGCAGTTCCACCATCTCGATGGCATGGATCGCGAGTGGGCCGACGAGTTCGGACTCAATTCCGCACAGATGCGCTTCATCCAGGAGGCTGTGCCTGGCAACGATCGGACAGGCTACTCAGAAGCGCTCGTCGGCGTCGACGGTGAATGGCGCGGGATCGAAGTCCGAGCGATGGAAGACGAGACGGCAGTGATCGACTTCGAGCCCAAGTCACAGTCTGGATCGGAGTTGCCCGGCCAGTCTGAGGATAGTGGTGATGTTTCTGACCGCACGACGGGTGGCGGTCAGCGTTCCCTCGGGCACTCTGACTGA
- a CDS encoding HVO_A0556 family zinc finger protein — translation MQLTDDSVVDHPVLAALKGRTCAFCEEGELLRGSFKGNDAVICDDCGTPGAQVW, via the coding sequence ATGCAACTAACGGACGACTCTGTCGTTGACCATCCCGTCCTTGCAGCCCTCAAAGGGAGAACCTGTGCGTTTTGCGAGGAGGGGGAGTTGCTGCGGGGCAGCTTCAAGGGAAACGACGCGGTGATCTGTGACGATTGTGGGACGCCGGGCGCGCAAGTGTGGTAA